A genomic region of Helicoverpa zea isolate HzStark_Cry1AcR chromosome 8, ilHelZeax1.1, whole genome shotgun sequence contains the following coding sequences:
- the LOC124632218 gene encoding CREB-binding protein-like isoform X5, with product MADEPPNKRPKMIGGPFQGPSDSAADGFSNLDMFDLEKDLPDELMGGAWGEQPGVTGPKPPAQGPGPGGQMSQQQQLNGDDPTAAMHRQINNHLIQQGNKGLVGHNNPLGLSNLGSKSPNLQSPPNVSVSKDLMGGMHPQLMPNTSHPNQLHSTMPMSSIQGGMNVANVGGNMIVTNSNMSGAGMLGSGIMNSVNKQLPTLIGANHHGTPPHHPHAQVQAMQNGPLSGRVGVGMQPNMRTALQHHPRMPAPGGGGHPLAPYQPPYAQSAQGPGPHVQRAPNAAQGVGVRFGPPADAGGGGAAQAVPPAPSPQTPGAPAGGQSQPQAATQAPSSQPPTASQQPTTGSIADPEKRKLIQQQLVLLLHAHKCQRRESQSNGETWQCTLPHCKTMKGVLNHMMSCQAGKNCAVPHCSSSRQIINHWKHCNKNDCPVCLPLKQADRTRNMNAAAVTHTAAGVSTGNVGVGGVGPVPGVGGVGGVGGVGGAGNAMGGVSQLGASVAPPAAPAPAPAPSTQGADMKRAYEALGIACPTSVSGMVGGAFPRAPLSRMPAPPRPGLPDVAVQQPMQSLFAQQPNDLQQQQQQQLMGGALQLPGGAVTANPVSGTKEWHHSITADLRNHLVHKLVQAIFPTPDPTAMLDKRMHNLVAYARKVEGDMYEMASTRSEYYHLLAEKIYKIQKELEEKRQKRKEQQLQAQQQQAAQQQQQQQQQQQQQQQQQQQVAQLQQQQQQQLQQPVSVMSGGGVLGVGPRPGGGGPLARPTLPAMGAQPALPAMRIPSPGIALSMPANRMTFQSNLVGPPGPSPNQMPQTPNGGSVGVGSVGNPGMSPFGQPMTSPAPNYPMQTNGPAPLASPGHPEQKVRILGGAVQSPFVNHAAFGRASASPPAGAAPGTPATPHALASPAPRHAPLSAHLAAITASAHADDSPPQDDGRVKQESDDVRIKEEPEEDCGGKGMRDETPDKDAERPDFNIKPEVKTEIKQEVKEEPGETSVGSVGETTGGERGVRRTFVFKPEELRVALMPTLEKLFRQDPESLPFRQPVDAQALGIPDYFDIVTKPIDLSTIKCKLDRGDYRDPWEYVDDVWLMFENAWLYNRKNSRVYRYCTKLSEVFELEIDPVMQSLGYCCGRKYTFNPQVLCCYGKQLCTIPRDAKYFSYQNSLKAYGVVSDRYTFCQKCFNDIQGDTVTLGDDPLQPQTTFTRRLICGEYFSAIKKDQFKEMKNDHLEQEPFVVCMDCGRKQHQICVLHHDSIWPQGFCCDNCLKKKAAKRKENKFSAKKLPTSKLGIYIETRVNNFLKKKEAGAGEVHIRVVASSDKMVEVKPGMRSRFVESGELCAEFPYRAKALFAFEEIDGTDICFFGMHVQEYGSESPSPNTRRVYIAYLDSVHFFQPRQYRTAVYHEILLGYLDYAKQLGYTMAHIWACPPSEGDDYIFHCHPPEQKIPKPKRLQEWYKKMLDKGIIERIILDYKDILKQAMEDNISSAAELPYFEGDFWPNVLEESIKELDQEEEEKRKQAEAAEAVIFQSSEENEQGPDGKKKGQKKAKKSNKSKAAQRKNSKKQSDQQQGSDLSAKIFATMEKHKEVFFVIRLHSAQSAASLAPIQDPDPLINCDLMDGRDAFLTMARDRHYEFSSTRRARFSTLCMLYELHNQGTDKFVYTCNSCKSHVETRYHCTVCDDFDLCVPCHEKEGHPHKMEKLGLDIDVGSSPGDMKQANPQEARKLSIQRCIQSLVHACQCRDANCRLPSCQKMKRVVTHTKICRRKTKGDCPICKQLIALCCYHAKHCQETKCSVPFCSSIKQKLKQQQVQQRVQQAKLLRRRMAAMNTRGAAPPSPPPAAALASPPPSKPATHALPHNVQKALQQVQEEAARQQAPSYGKQAAMGPPGGGAEWAARYRAPPPLHHAPLAPHLARLPPHAQHHPHPHAQQQLQQQRAGAPATQQAQPQVHQKALQQLMATLRSPTSHNQQQEILQILKSNPPLMAAFIKQRQNAQNQQQAAGGVGGVGPVGGVGTVSGVGGVGGVCGVGGVGLQQQQPQLSHMMQPQQQRLQQMHQMLPQQTQVGGVSGVGGVGGVGLGGVGGGGAGVGVAGGMAHGGAGWFKGGVGGNMMGMRGAYAGGVGPGAAAAGGTARLGGARYAFGAVGAARSPPATPSPRPPTPSELLLLRQSPAPAAPLQPPDDQLPPMTPQDQLTKFVEQL from the exons ATGGCCGATGAGCCGCCTAACAAGCGGCCTAAAATGATCGGGGGCCCTTTTCAGGGTCCCTCGGACTCCGCGG cAGATGGGTTTTCTAACCTTGACATGTTCGACCTTGAAAAGGACCTCCCAGATGAGTTGATGGGAGGTGCTTGGGGTGAACAGCCCGGAGTCACGGGCCCCAAGCCCCCAGCACAGGGACCGGGGCCTGGGGGACAAATGTCCCAACAGCAACAGCTCAATGGAGATGATCCAACGGCTGCTATGCACAGACAAATCAACAATCACCTTATACAACAA GGCAACAAAGGCTTAGTAGGCCACAACAATCCATTAGGATTGAGTAATTTAGGTAGTAAGAGTCCAAACTTACAGTCACCTCCCAATGTGTCTGTATCCAAGGACCTCATGGGTGGCATGCACCCGCAACTAATGCCAAATACGAGTCATCCAAATCAACTGCACTCCACCATGCCGATGAGTTCGATCCAAGGAGGAATGAACGTGGCCAACGTCGGCGGGAACATGATAGTGACCAATAGCAATATGTCGGGCGCTGGCATGCTCGGAAGCGGGATCATGAATAGCGTGAACAAACAGCTGCCCACTTTGATTGGCGCCAACCATCACGGGACGCCGCCCCACCATCCGCATGCACAG GTACAGGCGATGCAAAACGGTCCGTTGAGTGGGCGTGTCGGAGTCGGCATGCAGCCCAACATGCGCACCGCGTTGCAACATCATCCGCGCATGCCTGCGCCGGGCGGCGGCGGCCACCCGCTCGCGCCCTACCAGCCGCCCTACGCGCAGTCGGCGCAGGGGCCCGGGCCGCACGTGCAGCGCGCGCCCAACGCGGCGCAGGGCGTGGGCGTGCGCTTCGGGCCCCCGGCCgacgcgggcggcggcggcgcggcgcaggCCGTGCCCCCCGCGCCGTCGCCGCAGACGCCGGGCGCGCCGGCCGGCGGCCAGTCGCAGCCGCAGGCCGCCACGCAGGCGCCCTCCTCGCAACCCCCGACCGCCTCGCAGCAGCCTACCACCGGCTCCATCGCCGACCCGGAGAAAAGGAAACTTATCCAACAGCAATTAGTACTATTGTTGCACGCACACAAGTGCCAGCGACGAGAGTCACAATCGAATGGAGAGACGTGGCAGTGCACGTTACCGCACTGCAAGACTATGAAAGGTGTTCTCAACCATATGATGTCGTGTCAG GCCGGCAAAAATTGTGCGGTACCTCACTGCTCATCATCAAGACAAATCATAAATCATTGGAAACATTGTAATAAGAATGACTGTCCGGTTTGTTTGCCGCTGAAGCAAGCCGATAGGACTAGAAATATGAATG CAGCGGCAGTGACCCATACAGCAGCGGGAGTGAGTACCGGCAACGTCGGAGTCGGTGGCGTGGGCCCCGTGCCCGGGGTGGGCGGAGTCGGCGGCGTGGGCGGGGTGGGCGGCGCGGGGAACGCCATGGGCGGCGTGAGCCAGCTGGGGGCCAGCGTGGCGCCCCCCGCGGCGCCGGCCCCCGCGCCGGCCCCCAGCACGCAGGGCGCCGACATGAAGCGCGCGTACGAGGCGCTGGGCATCGCGTGCCCCACGTCGGTGTCGGGCATGGTGGGCGGCGCCTTCCCGCGGGCGCCGCTGTCGCGCATGCCGGCGCCGCCGCGCCCCGGCCTGCCCGACGTGGCCGTGCAGCAGCCCATGCAGTCGCTGTTCGCGCAGCAGCCCAACGACCTGCAGCAGCAGCAACAGCAGCAGTTG ATGGGAGGCGCACTTCAGCTACCCGGCGGAGCCGTAACCGCCAACCCAGTATCCGGCACCAAAGAGTGGCACCATTCTATTACGGCTGATCTCAGAAACCACCTCGTACACAAACT GGTGCAAGCGATATTTCCCACACCTGACCCGACTGCAATGTTAGATAAGCGAATGCATAATCTAGTCGCATACGCGAGAAAAGTCGAAGGCGATATGTACGAGATGGCCAGCACGCGATCAGAGTACTATCATCTACTTGCCGAAAAGatatacaaaatacagaaagaACTCGAGGAAAAGAGACAAAAACGGAAGGAGCAGCAATTGCAAGCTCAACAGCAACAGGCAGCGCAACAGCAGCAGCAACAGCAACAAcaacagcagcagcagcagcaacaacagCAGCAAGTTGCGCAATTGCAacagcagcaacaacaacagTTGCAGCAACCTGTGAGCGTCATGTCAGGTGGTGGCGTACTCGGAGTGGGGCCGCGGCCGGGCGGCGGCGGTCCACTCGCCAGGCCGACGCTGCCAGCCATGGGAGCTCAACCCGCCTTGCCTGCCATGCGGATTCCCTCACCAGGAATCGCGCTATCCATGCCCGCCAACCGCATGACCTTCCAGTCCAACCTCGTGGGGCCGCCCGGACCGAGCCCCAACCAGATGCCGCAGACGCCGAACGGTGGCAGCGTAGGCGTCGGGAGCGTGGGCAACCCGGGCATGTCGCCGTTCGGGCAGCCGATGACGTCGCCGGCGCCGAACTACCCCATGCAGACGAACGGGCCGGCGCCGCTGGCGTCGCCGGGGCACCCCGAGCAGAAGGTGCGCATCCTGGGCGGCGCCGTGCAGAGCCCCTTCGTGAACCACGCGGCGTTCGGGCGCGCGTCGGCGTCGCCGCCCGCCGGCGCGGCGCCCGGCACGCCCGCCACGCCGCACGCGCTGGcctcgcccgcgccgcgccacgCGCCGCTGTCCGCGCACCTCGCCGCCATCACCGCCTCCGCGCACGCTGACGACAG TCCACCACAAGACGACGGACGCGTCAAACAAGAATCGGACGACGTCCGGATCAAGGAGGAACCAGAAGAGGATTGTGGAGGCAAAGGCATGCGCGATGAAACCCCAGACAAGGACGCGGAACGACCAGACTTCAACATCAAACCCGAAGTCAAGACTGAGATCAAACAAGAAGTTAAGGAAGAACCTGGAGAGACCAGTGTGGGGAGCGTCGGGGAGACGACAGGAGGGGAGAGGGGGGTGAGGAGAACCTTCGTGTTCAAACCCGAAGAGCTCCGAGTGGCGCTCATGCCTACGTTAGAGAAATTATTCCGTCAGGACCCCGAGTCCCTCCCCTTCCGACAACCTGTAGACGCTCAAGCGCTGGGCATCCCCGACTACTTCGACATTGTGACCAAACCCATAGACTTGTCGACAATCAAGTGTAAGCTAGACCGAGGTGACTACAGAGATCCCTGGGAGTATGTGGACGACGTGTGGCTCATGTTTGAGAACGCGTGGCTTTACAATCGCAAGAATTCTAGAGTTTATAGATATTGTACTAAG ctTTCGGAAGTGTTCGAGCTAGAAATAGACCCTGTAATGCAAAGCTTGGGATACTGTTGTGGTAGAAAGTACACCTTCAACCCTCAAGTGCTGTGCTGCTATGGAAAGCAGCTCTGTACCATACCCAGGGACGCTAAATACTTCAGTTACCAGAATAG TCTAAAAGCGTATGGGGTTGTCTCCGATAGATACACCTTCTGCCAGAAATGCTTCAATGACATCCAGGGCGACACCGTTACGCTCGGCGATGACCCGCTGCAGCCACAAAC AACTTTCACACGAAGACTGATATGCGGTGAATATTTCAGTGCAATCAAGAAGGATCAATTCAAAGAAATGAAGAATGATCACCTAGAACAAGAACCATTTGTTGTGTGTATGGATTGTGGGAGGAAGCAGCACCAGATATGTGTGTTGCACCACGATTCAATATGGCCCCAGGGCTTCTGCTGTGATAATTGTTTGAAGAAGAAAGCGGCTAAACGGAAAGAGAACAAATTCTCGGCTAAGAAACTTCCTACTTCCAAACTTGGCATTTATATTGAAACAAGAGTCAATAATTTCCTTAAGAAAAAAGAGGCTGGCGCTGGTGAAGTGCATATCAGGGTGGTAGCATCGTCTGATAAG ATGGTGGAAGTGAAACCCGGGATGAGGTCGAGATTCGTAGAATCTGGTGAACTATGCGCCGAGTTCCCGTATCGGGCTAAAGCGTTGTTTGCATTTGAAGAGATCGATGGAACCGATATTTGTTTCTTTGGCATGCACGTGCAG GAATACGGCAGTGAAAGTCCGTCACCGAACACGAGGCGTGTTTACATAGCATATCTAGACTCTGTACATTTCTTCCAACCCCGGCAGTACAGGACTGCCGTCTACCACGAGATTTTATTAGGATATTTAGACTACGCCAAGCAGTTGGGCTACACAATGGCCCACATCTGGGCATGTCCGCCCTCAGAAGGTGACGACTATATCTTCCACTGCCATCCACCCGAACAAAAAATTCCTAAACCTAAAAGGTTACAAGAGTGGTATAAGAAAATGTTAGATAAGGGAATCATAGAAAGGATAATACTAGATTATAAAGACATATTGAAGCAAGCTATGGAGGACAATATCTCGTCAGCGGCGGAGCTGCCTTACTTCGAAGGCGACTTCTGGCCCAACGTCCTTGAGGAGTCCATCAAGGAGTTGGATCAGGAGGAGGAGGAGAAGAGGAAGCAGGCCGAAGCCGCCGAGGCAGTG ATATTCCAGTCCTCTGAGGAGAATGAGCAAGGTCCTGACGGTAAGAAGAAGGGTCAGAAGAAGGCCAAGAAGTCGAACAAGTCGAAGGCTGCGCAGCGCAAGAACAGCAAGAAGCAGAGCGACCAGCAGCAGGGCAGTGATCTCAGTGCAAAGATATTCGCCACCATGGAGAAGCACAAGGAAGTGTTCTTCGTTATTAGGCTACATTCCGCACAATCTGCTGCCAGCTTAGCG CCCATCCAAGACCCGGACCCGCTAATCAACTGCGACCTGATGGACGGTCGCGACGCGTTCCTGACGATGGCCCGCGACCGCCACTACGAGTTCTCGTCCACCCGCCGCGCCCGCTTCTCCACGCTGTGCATGCTGTACGAGCTGCACAACCAGGGCACCGACAAGTTCGTCTACACCTGCAACAGCTGCAAGTCGCACGTGGAGACGCGCTACCACTGCACCGTCTGCGACGACTTCGACCTCTGCGTGCCCTGCCACGAGAAGGAGGGCCATCCCCACAAGATGGAGAAGCTCGGCCTCGACATCGACGTGGGCTCCTCGCCCGGCGACATGAAGCAGGCCAACCCGCAGGAGGCCCGCAAGCTGTCCATCCAGCGCTGCATCCAGTCCCTGGTGCACGCCTGCCAGTGCCGCGACGCCAACTGCCGCCTGCCGTCCTGCCAGAAGATGAAGCGAGTCGTCACGCACACCAAGATCTGCCGCCGCAAGACCAAGGGCGACTGCCCCATCTGCAAGCAGCTCATCGCGTTGTGTTGTTACCACGCGAAACACTGCCAGGAGACCAAGTGTTCGGTGCCTTTCTGCAGCAGCATCAAGCAGAAGCTGAAGCAGCAACAAGTGCAACAGAGGGTACAGCAGGCCAAGCTGTTGCGCAGACGTATGGCGGCCATGAACACGCGGGGGGCGGCGCCGCCGTCCCCGCCCCCCGCGGCCGCGCTGGCGTCGCCGCCTCCCTCCAAGCCTGCCACGCATGCGCTACCTCACAATGTGCAGAAAGCGTTGCAGCAG GTACAAGAGGAAGCGGCGCGCCAACAAGCGCCGTCGTACGGGAAGCAGGCGGCGATGGGTCcgccgggcggcggcgcggagtGGGCGGCGCGGTAccgggcgccgccgccgctgcacCACGCGCCGCTCGCGCCGCACCTCGCGCGCCTGCCGCCGCACGCGCAGCACCACCCGCACCCGCACGCGCAGCAACAGTTACAA CAGCAGCGAGCTGGTGCTCCGGCGACGCAGCAGGCGCAGCCGCAGGTGCACCAGAAAGCGCTGCAGCAACTCATGGCCACGCTGCGCTCGCCCACCAGCCACAACCAGCAGCAGGAGATCCTGCAGATCCTCAAGTCCAACCCGCCGCTCATGGCCGCCTTCATCAAGCAGAGACAA AACGCCCAAAACCAGCAACAGGCAGCGGGCGGTGTCGGCGGCGTGGGGCCCGTGGGAGGCGTGGGCACGGTCAGCGGGGTCGGCGGAGTGGGCGGCGTCTGCGGCGTGGGCGGCGTCGGCCTGCAGCAGCAGCAGCCGCAGCTCTCGCACATGATGCAGCCGCAGCAACAGCGGCTGCAGCAGATGCATCAGATGCTGCCGCAGCAGACACAA GTTGGTGGTGTGTCTGGTGTCGGCGGCGTCGGAGGAGTGGGCCTGGGCGGcgtgggcggcggcggcgcgggcgtggGCGTGGCCGGCGGCATGGCGCACGGTGGCGCGGGCTGGTTCAAGGGCGGCGTGGGCGGCAACATGATGGGCATGCGCGGCGCGTACGCGGGCGGCGTGGGgccgggcgcggcggcggcgggcgggacGGCGCGGCTGGGCGGGGCGCGGTACGCGTTCGGCGCGGTGGGCGCGGCGCGGTCGCCGCCCGCCACGCCGTCGCCGCGGCCGCCGACGCCGTCGGAGCTGCTGCTGCTGCGGCAGTCGCCGGCCCCCGCGGCGCCGCTGCAGCCGCCGGACGACCAGCTGCCGCCGATGACGCCGCAGGACCAGCTGACGAAGTTCGTGGAACAGTTGTAG